One region of Oncorhynchus mykiss isolate Arlee chromosome 8, USDA_OmykA_1.1, whole genome shotgun sequence genomic DNA includes:
- the LOC110530313 gene encoding serine/threonine-protein kinase PLK3, whose translation MDTPCFATSQGSSCLTMNPNLFKPCPEREVIPPTKPNRTKSEQIKPELAQVVTDSKTGKSYSKGKLLGKGGFARCYEMTDLSNKKMYAVKVIPQSRVSKPHQRDKITNEIELHKTLHHKHVVKFSHHFEDQDNIYIFLELCSRKSLAHIWKARHTLTDPEVRYYLRQIISGLKYLHNRGILHRDLKLGNFFVNENMELRLGDFGLAAKLEPVEQRKKTICGTPNYLAPEVLNRQGHGTESDIWSLGCVMYTLMCGNPPFETLDLKETYKCIKEVKYNLPSTLSPAAQKLISGILQKNPSDRLTLDQILNHQFFTKAFTPDKLPPSSCVTVPELNLPSPAKKFFTKMAKSLFGKRKSKVDNSHCEERESISKLVSGIVKCSISRQISYKTVGANEPPTPTVGQQVSSGPLDTPAEEESRKSAASGSFKGTVASSTELCEDGVTPAAIAESAMKVLNSCLSAMPAATRNPPCLSRPKSFIWVTKWVDYSNKYGFGYQLSNQDIGVLFNEGTHLSLCDQRKTVHYCMTNNKHFTFQASALPEQLCSQKQIVELMANYMEQNLMEGGDVHCEEQPPSQPPLLLQWVKTDHALVMLFNNGTLQVNFYTDHTKIILCKSSGSYLLTYISRERVSYTYLLSMLSEMGCSAELRHRMRYVVQLLEHRADS comes from the exons ATGGATACCCCATGTTTCGCCACCTCTCAGGGTAGTTCATGTCTCACGATGAATCCGAATCTATTCAAACCTTGTCCAGAACGTGAAGTTATTCCTCCTACTAAACCGAACAGGACTAAATCAGAACAAATCAAACCAGAACTCGCCCAGGTGGTGACAGATTCCAAGACAGGGAAGTCTTACAGCAAAGGAAAGCTTCTGGGAAAG GGTGGCTTTGCACGATGCTATGAAATGACAGACCTTTCTAACAAGAAAATGTATGCTGTAAAGGTGATACCACAGAGCAGGGTGTCAAAACCTCATCAGAGAGataag ATAACAAATGAAATCGAGCTTCACAAAACCCTTCATCACAAGCATGTGGTCAAGTTCTCCCATCATTTTGAAGACCAAGACAACATCTATATTTTCCTTGAACTCTGCAGTAGAAAG TCCCTGGCACACATTTGGAAAGcaagacacacactgacagacccaGAAGTGCGGTACTACCTCCGGCAGATCATTTCTGGGCTGAAGTACCTTCACAATAGGGGCATCCTTCACAGGGATCTCAAATTAG GGAATTTCTTTGTGAATGAGAACATGGAGTTGCGGTTAGGGGACTTCGGCCTGGCAGCAAAGTTGGAACCAGTTGAGCAGAGGAAGAA AACTATATGTGGAACACCTAACTACCTTGCACCTGAGGTGTTGAACAGGCAGGGCCATGGAACAGAGTCTGACATCTGGTCACTAGGTTGTGTAAT GTACACGCTGATGTGCGGGAACCCTCCCTTTGAAACCCTTGATCTGAAGGAGACGTACAAGTGTATAAAGGAAGTGAAATACAACCTGCCCTCAACCCTGTCCCCTGCTGCTCAGAAACTCATCTCTGGCATTCTGCAGAAGAACCCCAGTGACCGCCTCACACTGGACCAAATCCTCAACCACCAATTCTTCACAAAA GCTTTCACCCCAGACAAGCTGCCTCCCAGCAGCTGTGTGACAGTGCCAGAGCTCAACCTGCCCAGCCCTGCCAAGAAGTTTTTCACCAAGATGGCCAAGAGTCTTTTTGGAAAGAGAAAATCCAAAG TGGATAACAGCCATTGTGAAGAGCGGGAGAGCATCTCCAAGCTTGTGTCTGGCATCGTCAAATGCTCCATTAGTCGCCAGATAAGCTATAAAACAGTTGGAGCCAATGAG CCTCCCACTCCCACAGTAGGCCAGCAAGTCAGCTCTGGTCCGCTGGATACTCCAGCCGAGGAAGAGTCCAGGAAGTCCGCAGCATCAGGCTCCTTTAAAGGCACGGTGGCCAGCAGCACAGAAC tgtgtgaaGATGGCGTTACCCCTGCTGCTATCGCAGAGTCAGCCATGAAGGTCCTCAACAGCTGTTTGTCTGCTATGCCTGCAG CTACAAGAAATCCACCTTGTCTCTCCAGACCCAAATCATTTATCTGGGTCACAAAATGGGTTGATTATTCCAATAAATATGGCTTTGGCTACCAACTCTCAAATCAAGACATTGGTGTGCTCTTCAACGAGGGGACACACTTGAGTCTGTGTGATCAGCGCAA GACTGTGCACTACTGCATGACCAACAACAAACACTTCACCTTCCAGGCCAGTGCTTTACCAGAGCAGCTCTGCAGCCAGAAGCAGATTGTGGAGCTTATGGCCAACTACATGGAACAGAACCTCATGGAG GGTGGAGACGTCCACTGTGAAGAACAGCCTCCCTCCCAACCACCGCTCCTTCTGCAGTGGGTGAAGACCGACCATGCTCTGGTGATGCTCTTCAACAACGGTACCCTGCAG GTGAATTTCTACACTGACCACACCAAGATCATCCTGTGCAAGTCTTCTGGCTCCTACCTACTGACCTACATCAGCCGAGAGCGTGTGTCCTACACCTACCTCCTGAGCATGCTGTCAGAGATGGGCTGTTCTGCCGAGTTGCGGCACCGCATGCGTTACGTGGTCCAGCTGCTCGAACACCGCGCGGATTCATAA